GCCGATGCGGTCATGCTTTCCGGCGAGACGAGCGTCGGCAGGTTCCCGATCGAGACCGTCAAGGTCATGGCCCGCATCATTGAGGCCACCGAGAAGGACGGCCTCAAGCGCATCCCGGGCCTGGGCTCCGAGCCGAAGACCCGGGGCGGCGTCATCACCGCCGCCGCCGTGCAGATCGCTGACCAGCTGGAAGCCAAGTACATTGCGACGTTCACGCAGTCCGGCGACTCGGCTCGCCGCCTGTCGCGGCTGCGCCCGTCCCGGCAGGTCTTCGCGTTCACTCCGGTGGAGCAGGTGCGCAACCAGCTGGCCCTGACGTGGGGCATTGAGCCGGTGCTGGTGCCGATGGTGGCCCACACCGACGCCATGACCGAGCAGGTCGACCGCACGTTGCTGGAGAAGGGTCTGGTGTCCGAAGGCGACATGGTTGTCATCGCGGCCGGTTCCCCTCCCGGACAGGCCGGTTCCACGAACCTGGTCAAGGCGCACAAGGTGGGCGACCTGGCCGACATTGGCAAGGGCGCCGACGGCGTCCCGCTGAACCGGGAAAAGGTTGGCCCCTGGCCCACCGCCTAACCGACCGGATACGAAAACAGGGTCGCGAGGACCCGTGAACGTACACATACGGTGGCCTCGGCTGAGCTGGCGGCGTCGACTGTACACATATGGCGCCTTGGAAATCTCAAGGGGCGCCATATGTGTAAAGTCACCGCGGATTTTCGGGGCAATTCCGCCTTATGTGTACAGTCGGAGCGGGCGCGGAGCCAACAACAACCCCGTCGGCGCATGAATGGCCGCATTTCGGCGCGCTCGTCCACTTTTCACGGCTCTTGGTCCGCCTGTACCGCCCCGAAGGTGTTCACTGAGACGCGCTCATTGCTGAATCCGCTCTTGTTTTCAGCAACAAGTGCGTCTTGGTATTTAACCCACGCACATTAAAGTTCGACGCCGGCACCCTGGGTGGGTTCCGGCGTCGTATGTTGAGCGGGCGTCCGTTCCTACGGCTCGCAGGCACGCCGCGGGTCCGTTCCTACGGCTCGCAGGCTCGCCGCGGGTCCGTATCGTGCGTGGCCCTCGTCAAGGCCCTGCTAGTTGACCTGGTTGATGATGGTCTCGGCGACCTCGCGCATGCTCAGGCGGCGGTCCATGGAGGTCTTCTGGATCCAGCGGAAGGCTTCGGGTTCGGAGAGGCCCATCTTGGTGGTGAGCAGGCTCTTGGCGCGTTCGACGAGCTTGCGGGTGGCGAACTGTTCCTGGAGGTCGGACACCTCGTTTTCGAGCGCCTTGATTTCCTCGTGGCGGGAGAGGGCGATCTCCAGGGCGGGGATGAGATCGGCGGGTGTGAAGGGCTTGACCACGTAGGCCATGGCGCCGGCGTCGCGGGCCCGCTCGACGAGCTCCTTCTGGCTAAAGGCGGTCAGCAGGACCACGGGGGCAATGCGGGCCTTGACAATGTGCTCGGCCGCCGTGATGCCGTCCATGACGGGCATTTTGACGTCCATGAGGACCAGGTCGGGCCTAAGCTCCTTGGCCAGTTCCACAGCCTTTTCACCGTTGTCCGCCTCGCCCACCACGTCGTAGCCCTCGCCGCGCAGGATCTCCATGATGTCCAGCCGGATCAGGGTCTCGTCCTCGGCGACGATGACGCGGCGTGCGGGCGTGGTGGATTCCGATTGTTCGGACACTGATGGCTCCTTGGAAAGCTGTTGGCGGGTGGGCTCGGACGCGGGGTCCGAAGCCGGGGCGCACGGGTGGCGGTGGTTCTACAAAACAGCCTATCTGCATGTAGAGTGGTTTCGCGCACTTGTTCGGGAGCGATTCCCGAACCGGCGCGTGATCTTTGTAACGGAGTCCTTTGGGCTCCCGGCAGAGGCCCGAGTGGCGGAATGGCAGACGCGCTGCACTCAAAATGCAGTATCGAGAGGTGTGTGGGTTCGAGTCCCACCTCGGGCACCGTATTACCGCACGTCAGCGCGTTTCAAGCGCTTGATCTGGTGTGTACGCTGTACACGCGTTTTATGCAGCTGGCTGGATGGGTATCCAGTGCTGGTTTAGCGGTGGATGATCGATGCACCATCCCTTCCAGTCTGTGAGCGACAATTCCGTATACCTGTTCATGGTTCAATGGAGCGTTTACAACGTGAGCTGGCCGCGAAGTCGACTTCGACGTTGGTCGTGGCAAATTGCTGAATTCGGTCAGTTCAAAAGATTCCCGGGACGGGGCTGGCTCGGCGGGTGCCTCCTCCCGCATCCAGTGGGCGGCGCCTGAAATCTTTCGGATTGGGGAGTACAGGCACCCGGATAGGACGCAGGTGCGCTGACGACCAAACCGTGGGCAGACCCTTTCATGGTGTGAGGCGGGAAATTGTTTCCTTCGTTCTGGGCAAATCAAGATTCTTCGCCGCGTAGGAGGAGTTGAGCAGATCCTCGCTGAGATACTTATCGTGTTTGTCTTGAACCTTGGCCGCGACGTTTTGTGCCAAAGTGATGGCATCGGGCAAGTCGCTTGTTGCCAGCTCGTCGAGGACTGTGCGGAGAATGGACGGCGTGGTATGGGCACAATTAAGTGCGATTCCGTCCAAACTGGTGTCGATGCCATTGACCGAGAGAAGAACGGCCAAAGTGTTCATGACCCGGTCGCCTGCCCAGGGAAACAGGATCGTCTCGTCGCCCCAGGGCACGATTGTCGCCTTGTCTAAGCCCAACCTTCTGTAGGCCGCTCGGCCGTCCAGAAGCAATCGCTGGGCCGTATTGTCCAGATAGGCAGGGACGTCCGTTGTTTCGTAGATGCGGCGCATCTCTTTTCTGATCCCGTCCGCGATGAGTGGACCTTTGCTGGAGAAGGTGGGGGGTCTGCCGCCTTTGGAGGGTTCGACTTCTATGATTTTCGCGTCGAGATGCACGTTTCGGATGACCCATCTGCGTCCGGCGAAGATCAGTAGCCCGCCGGCTAGGAGGGGTTGGTCAATGGGGATCGAGCCAAGGGTCCTGCCTGCGGCGACGAGCCTGTATTCCTCGCTCGATTCAAATGCGGCATAGAAGGAATAGTGGTTGATGAGTCTCTCGCCAGCTATGCCGGGGAGGAGTAAACCGTCGGTCGCCTGAATTAGAAGATTGGCATGACCCATGCAATGAAGTAGCTCGCTAAACATGGGCGCGGGCACGCACTGGAACGGGCCACTGGCACACAGGGCGCTGAAAAGCTGGGCGGGCGCTGCGCCCCCGTGCTGGGCGATGGTGGAGAGGATCTGCTGGACAAGTGTGGACAGATGGAGACTGTCGACGTTGGGTGGTTCGTACCATCTAGCCAGCATCAGTTCGACGATGGCGATGGTCTCGAGTGTCTCTGACCTGAGTTGGTCGACCGGCGGCGTGCGGTCGTCGATCCCCTCTTCGGAGATGTACAGGCGAAGGACGGAGGGGTTTCCCTCTTGTCTTCCCGAACGGCCCAGCCTCTGGCGGAGGGCTGCGACGCCTCCCGGCGAGCCGATCTGCGCAACGGAGTCGGCCGATCCGATATCGATGCCCATTTCAAGAGTCGATGTGCAGATCGCGGTCGTGGGATTAACTCTTGAGCGAAGGCGTTCCTCAACATCTTCGCGGAACTCTTTGGAGAGGCTGCCATGGTGGGGGAGGAATTCATTGGGGACGCGGCGGCTGTCGCTGATTTGTTGGAGGATGTCGGCATATATTTCCACATTGGCCCTTGAGTTTGCAAAAACGAGGTTGTCCTTACCGCGAAGGGTCTCGAAGAGGTGATTGCCAATCTCAGCTTTGATAGTTCCGCCCGCCAGGTCGTCCCAATCGTCCTGCGTCTGAAGTGTTGGGGTGTGGATCGTGTTGAGGTAGCCGCGCAGCTGCAGTTTCAGTTCTGCACGGTCATCGTCGGTGTCACCAACAAAGGTGACGGTGGAGCTGGCTTCTGGGCGTAGGAATTGCGCGGCGATGCTTAGGTTGCTCAGAGTTGCCGAAAGACCGACTCTGGGAACCCTACGACGGATGGCAAGTTCCACACGGTGGAGCAGCGACTGCAACTGTGCCCCTCGTTCGCTGCCTATGAAGGAATGGAGCTCGTCGATGACGACGTATTGCAGCCCGCCCAGGAGCTTCATTACTGTGCTCCCCTGGTTGACGAACAACGCTTCGAGAGACTCAGGCGTGATGAGTAGTATGCCGTCGGGGGCATCGCGGAGGGCTTTGCGTGCGGAGCCGGGAACATCGCCGTGCCGCCGGTGGACCGGAACACCGGCTGCGGCACCGAGGGATTCCAGCCTGCCGTACTGGTCGTTGATCAAGGCCTTCAGCGGGCTGACGCATAAGGCCTTGACCCCTGGGAGCCCGGTGCCGGAGTCGACTTGGGCGGCAAGGACGGAGCAGATCGGGATCCATGCGGCTTCTGTCTTGCCGGAGGCCGTGGCGGCACTGATGATGACATCGCGATCCGCCGCCATGATCGGTGCGACTGCCTGTGCTTGGGTGTTCCTGAGGTATTTCCAGCCTTGTTTCCAGACCCATTCCTGGATACGGGGATGCAGCTGGCCGTACGCGGCGGCCGGGTCGGTTTCCAGTTCAGAGCCTGAAGCTGGTGAGTTCATCGCCGTCGGGATCTTCCTGTGCAAATACAGAGACGGGTTCAGTAGAGGATGCCGCGGATGGTGGCCGCTGAACGACATTAGCTGCCGTCGCCTCCGGGCTGTCCAGTGGTTCGAGGTCCGGGTTTGATTCCCTGACGGCGGCGAAGGAGCCGACCAGGTCAGTCCAATGCAGCCCCGGGTTTTGTTCCAGAACAGCTAGCAGATCAAGGAAGCCCTTGATCGTGTTTCGGGGTGTGCGGAAGTAGGCGTCTCCGATGCGCTGGGAGCAGTGGTTCATGAAGGCCTGTATCCCTTCATCATTGACCAGATACGCTTCCGAGTTGCCTCCGGCCTGAACGTTCCGGAGTTTGCAGAGCAGGATGTAGAAGTCTTCGGCCGTGAGGTTGGCGAGTCTGAGGACAGGTCCGGAATAGTCGACCCGGTCCCCAGTTGCGTAGGAGTTTTCCGCCAGTCGGGATTGAAGAGCGGTGTAGGAGTACAACCCCCGGCGAGTATCCAGGAGAAAGTCCGGGGTGCCGCCAAAGATAAAGCCCAGGCCTACCGCGGTGCCCTGGGTGGAGTCATTGAGGATGCGGAGGATCTGTTCATAGTTGGAATTTCGGGCCTGTGTGTTTGCCAGTTTGTAGAGGTTGACCATCTCGTCGAGACAGACCAGAAGTCCGCCGAAGCCTGCCAGCCGGACAAATATTGCCAACAGCTTGAGCTGGTCATAAACGTTCGAGTCATCGATGATCGTACGCACGCCCAAGGCCACGCGTGCGTCCGTGCGGGTGGAAAATTCTCCTCGCAACCAGCGCACCGCATCGGATTTGAGTTGCTCGTTGCCTGTGTCGTGGCCCTGCCAGTACTTGGCGATGACTTCTGCAAAGTCATATCCGCCGGTCAGCTCCGTCAGTTGTCCGAGTTTGTACCGGATGACGGATTCGGCGGGGGTGTTGGTTTCCCGGGCTTCGCCCAGTGCCTGGGTCACGAAGCGTTCGATGACGTTCGAGACCGCGCCGCCGTCCGGGGCGGCCCTGGTGGACATGTTCCGCATCAGTTCGGCATACAGGCTTCGCGCCTGCCCGCCCGTGGCGTGGAGGCGCCGGTCCGGGGAGAGGTCGGCGTGGACGGTGACCAGTTTTTGTTGCAGCGCAACGGAACGGATCACGTGCAGGAAG
This genomic stretch from Arthrobacter dokdonellae harbors:
- a CDS encoding ANTAR domain-containing response regulator, encoding MSEQSESTTPARRVIVAEDETLIRLDIMEILRGEGYDVVGEADNGEKAVELAKELRPDLVLMDVKMPVMDGITAAEHIVKARIAPVVLLTAFSQKELVERARDAGAMAYVVKPFTPADLIPALEIALSRHEEIKALENEVSDLQEQFATRKLVERAKSLLTTKMGLSEPEAFRWIQKTSMDRRLSMREVAETIINQVN
- a CDS encoding DEAD/DEAH box helicase — encoded protein: MNSPASGSELETDPAAAYGQLHPRIQEWVWKQGWKYLRNTQAQAVAPIMAADRDVIISAATASGKTEAAWIPICSVLAAQVDSGTGLPGVKALCVSPLKALINDQYGRLESLGAAAGVPVHRRHGDVPGSARKALRDAPDGILLITPESLEALFVNQGSTVMKLLGGLQYVVIDELHSFIGSERGAQLQSLLHRVELAIRRRVPRVGLSATLSNLSIAAQFLRPEASSTVTFVGDTDDDRAELKLQLRGYLNTIHTPTLQTQDDWDDLAGGTIKAEIGNHLFETLRGKDNLVFANSRANVEIYADILQQISDSRRVPNEFLPHHGSLSKEFREDVEERLRSRVNPTTAICTSTLEMGIDIGSADSVAQIGSPGGVAALRQRLGRSGRQEGNPSVLRLYISEEGIDDRTPPVDQLRSETLETIAIVELMLARWYEPPNVDSLHLSTLVQQILSTIAQHGGAAPAQLFSALCASGPFQCVPAPMFSELLHCMGHANLLIQATDGLLLPGIAGERLINHYSFYAAFESSEEYRLVAAGRTLGSIPIDQPLLAGGLLIFAGRRWVIRNVHLDAKIIEVEPSKGGRPPTFSSKGPLIADGIRKEMRRIYETTDVPAYLDNTAQRLLLDGRAAYRRLGLDKATIVPWGDETILFPWAGDRVMNTLAVLLSVNGIDTSLDGIALNCAHTTPSILRTVLDELATSDLPDAITLAQNVAAKVQDKHDKYLSEDLLNSSYAAKNLDLPRTKETISRLTP
- a CDS encoding ATP-binding protein; translation: MTESTPSIIRPRERDAILQSLRAGVVPRAGQQHIQVGRVHEVRALLNDIERIRDGGSGSRFVIGEYGSGKTFFLHVIRSVALQQKLVTVHADLSPDRRLHATGGQARSLYAELMRNMSTRAAPDGGAVSNVIERFVTQALGEARETNTPAESVIRYKLGQLTELTGGYDFAEVIAKYWQGHDTGNEQLKSDAVRWLRGEFSTRTDARVALGVRTIIDDSNVYDQLKLLAIFVRLAGFGGLLVCLDEMVNLYKLANTQARNSNYEQILRILNDSTQGTAVGLGFIFGGTPDFLLDTRRGLYSYTALQSRLAENSYATGDRVDYSGPVLRLANLTAEDFYILLCKLRNVQAGGNSEAYLVNDEGIQAFMNHCSQRIGDAYFRTPRNTIKGFLDLLAVLEQNPGLHWTDLVGSFAAVRESNPDLEPLDSPEATAANVVQRPPSAASSTEPVSVFAQEDPDGDELTSFRL